A part of Candidatus Electrothrix aestuarii genomic DNA contains:
- a CDS encoding pyrimidine/purine nucleoside phosphorylase: MSEFSNVTVKKAANIYYDGKVTSRVVTFADGSTKTLGIMMPGDYEFGTEKKELMEILSGDVTVLLPGSEEWQTIAPGESFEVPANSKFGIKIGTVTDYCCSYLD, encoded by the coding sequence ATGTCGGAATTCAGCAATGTCACAGTGAAGAAAGCTGCGAATATCTACTATGATGGCAAGGTGACCAGCCGGGTTGTTACCTTTGCTGACGGGAGCACCAAGACCTTGGGTATCATGATGCCTGGTGATTACGAGTTCGGCACCGAGAAAAAGGAGCTCATGGAGATCCTCAGTGGAGATGTAACCGTGTTGCTGCCCGGTTCCGAGGAATGGCAGACCATTGCACCTGGGGAGTCCTTTGAGGTGCCTGCGAATTCTAAATTCGGCATTAAGATCGGCACGGTGACCGATTATTGTTGTTCCTACCTTGATTAA
- a CDS encoding cobalt-precorrin 5A hydrolase: MSTHTAIIALTKGGKQLAQRLASLLPASEVVSNKDGIHHTLAQVWQNYDSLICIMATGIVVRGIAPLLQDKTVDPAVVVCDEKGQFAISLLSGHLGGGNALAQQVADLLGGQAVITTASDVLGRTALDLWCRDMGLVVNDKQGLTRVMAKLVNTGTVSLYSDYPLPPLPPDIVLTDLPDGADLLITCRTDWKGNAVLLHPKALVAGIGCNRNTPTEEIKEALKQACQAHQLARESVRQLASIDLKSDEPGLLAFAQSHNLPLDFYSPEQLNQVEGIEGSDIVLRITGAKAVAEPAAILGADNGSLLVQKIKSPNVTVAIAEHRCPFRSDS, from the coding sequence ATGTCCACGCACACCGCCATCATCGCCCTGACCAAGGGCGGAAAACAGCTGGCCCAGCGCCTTGCAAGCCTTCTTCCGGCAAGCGAGGTCGTTTCCAATAAAGATGGTATTCATCACACCCTGGCCCAGGTCTGGCAGAACTACGACAGCCTGATCTGTATCATGGCCACCGGTATCGTGGTGCGCGGCATCGCCCCCTTGCTTCAGGATAAAACCGTGGACCCGGCTGTGGTGGTCTGTGATGAAAAGGGACAGTTTGCCATTTCCCTCCTTTCCGGGCATCTGGGTGGAGGCAATGCCTTGGCGCAGCAGGTGGCTGACTTGCTGGGTGGGCAGGCAGTGATTACCACTGCCTCAGATGTCTTAGGAAGGACCGCCCTGGATCTCTGGTGCCGCGATATGGGGCTGGTGGTGAATGATAAGCAGGGGCTGACCCGTGTCATGGCAAAGCTGGTGAATACCGGCACGGTCTCCCTATACAGCGACTACCCGCTCCCGCCACTCCCCCCGGACATTGTCCTCACAGATCTTCCAGATGGCGCGGACCTGCTCATCACATGCCGTACCGACTGGAAGGGCAATGCTGTTTTGCTCCATCCCAAGGCCCTCGTAGCTGGTATTGGCTGTAATCGCAATACCCCGACGGAGGAGATCAAGGAGGCCTTGAAACAGGCATGCCAAGCCCATCAGCTGGCCCGTGAGTCTGTGCGTCAGCTCGCTTCAATCGATCTGAAAAGCGATGAGCCAGGGCTTCTCGCCTTTGCCCAATCCCATAACCTCCCTCTTGACTTCTACAGCCCGGAGCAACTCAATCAGGTTGAAGGAATTGAGGGCTCAGATATTGTTTTGCGTATCACCGGAGCCAAGGCCGTGGCAGAGCCTGCTGCGATTTTGGGCGCTGACAATGGCTCGTTGCTGGTACAAAAAATAAAATCCCCCAATGTGACGGTCGCAATCGCAGAGCACCGTTGCCCCTTTCGTAGCGACTCTTGA
- a CDS encoding MMPL family transporter, which translates to MKKFEAGLGRFVISYRIPLILLSLLFVAGAGYGTRFLAFSSNNRMFFSEDNPELQAFNALEQTYTKFENVFFTLAPKSKNVFSRDVLTAVQDLTERAWKLPYSSRVDSLTNYQHTKVKGDDLIVEDLVGDAAQLADEQLIEIRHIALNDPLLKRRLISPSGHVTGVNVNVVKPDEDGKASDRIAAAAYALQAEMEQKYPQLDIYVTGVVMIDRTFELAAEEDIKLLVPIMCGLLLFILALCLRSVMGMGLTFLVIVFSTLSGVGLAGWLGIPMNPASANAPTIILTLAVADSVHILTTIFHLMQKGLNRHQAIEQSLQINFQPVMVTSLTTAIGFLTMNFSDAPPFRDLGNVVAMGVVFAFLYSIFLLPALVAVLPLKVARQSSRSSVHIYERLADMIVRKRTLVLWTMILVTLGIASGIPRIQLDDDFVKFFSTRFDFRRATDFTAENLTGMYMIDWDLRSGREGGINEPEYQQTVEDFANWFRQQQFVCHVYTFTDIMKQINRNMHEDDSSYYRLPQERELSAQYLFLYEMNLPFGLDLNDRINVDKSASRMTVSLVGASTKEMRELEEAGRAWLKKNAPPSMYTHGSGVTMMYSHLSERNIKSMLSSSLIALSLISVIMIFVLRSVKLGLLSLLPNIAPAFMGFGIWGYAVGQVGLAVSVLIAMTMGIVVDDTVHFLAKYQRGRKEQGMSAEEAVRFAFRTVAAPMWISTATLVSGFIVLACSGFQINAHMGSMTAITISFALLLDFFFLPVLLLRFDGSTPSVSASIDAPSSPSHAGEET; encoded by the coding sequence ATGAAAAAATTTGAAGCAGGTCTGGGCCGATTTGTCATCTCATACAGGATTCCGCTGATCCTCCTCTCTCTGCTTTTTGTGGCAGGAGCTGGATATGGCACTCGTTTTCTTGCCTTTTCCAGTAATAACAGGATGTTCTTTTCAGAGGATAATCCTGAGCTTCAGGCCTTTAATGCCTTGGAGCAGACCTATACCAAGTTTGAAAACGTTTTTTTCACTCTTGCTCCCAAATCAAAAAATGTCTTTAGCCGTGATGTCCTGACAGCGGTACAGGATCTGACTGAACGGGCCTGGAAGCTTCCCTATTCCAGTCGAGTGGACTCGCTCACCAATTACCAGCATACCAAGGTGAAAGGTGATGATCTGATTGTCGAGGATCTGGTGGGAGATGCTGCACAACTTGCTGACGAACAACTCATTGAAATCCGTCATATTGCCCTGAACGATCCGCTCCTTAAAAGACGCCTTATTTCTCCCTCCGGCCATGTCACTGGCGTGAACGTGAATGTTGTGAAGCCGGATGAGGATGGGAAGGCCTCGGATAGGATCGCAGCGGCTGCCTATGCCTTACAGGCTGAAATGGAGCAGAAATATCCCCAGCTGGATATCTATGTCACCGGTGTGGTGATGATTGACAGAACCTTTGAGCTGGCCGCTGAAGAGGATATTAAGTTGTTGGTGCCCATAATGTGCGGGTTGCTTCTCTTCATTTTGGCCCTTTGTTTGCGCTCTGTCATGGGGATGGGCCTCACCTTTTTGGTGATTGTTTTTTCCACCCTCTCTGGAGTGGGCCTGGCCGGATGGTTAGGAATTCCTATGAACCCAGCATCCGCTAATGCGCCGACTATTATTTTGACCTTGGCTGTTGCTGATTCGGTCCATATTCTGACGACTATTTTTCACTTGATGCAGAAAGGGCTCAATCGGCATCAGGCTATTGAACAGTCGCTTCAGATCAACTTTCAGCCTGTCATGGTAACAAGCTTGACCACGGCGATTGGTTTTCTGACCATGAATTTTTCTGATGCCCCTCCGTTTCGTGATCTCGGGAATGTCGTGGCAATGGGCGTTGTTTTCGCCTTTCTCTATTCGATTTTTCTGCTCCCAGCCTTGGTAGCTGTGCTTCCGCTCAAGGTTGCTCGGCAGAGCTCTCGTTCATCGGTGCATATCTATGAGCGTCTAGCTGATATGATTGTGCGCAAACGGACCCTGGTTCTTTGGACTATGATTCTCGTAACGCTGGGTATAGCTTCGGGAATTCCTCGGATCCAACTGGATGATGACTTTGTTAAATTTTTCAGTACTCGTTTTGATTTTCGCCGGGCCACGGATTTCACAGCTGAGAACCTGACCGGTATGTATATGATTGATTGGGATTTGAGATCAGGTCGAGAGGGCGGAATTAATGAACCCGAGTACCAACAGACGGTTGAAGATTTTGCCAACTGGTTCCGGCAGCAGCAATTTGTCTGTCATGTGTATACTTTTACAGACATCATGAAGCAGATCAATCGTAATATGCACGAAGATGATTCTAGCTATTACAGGCTCCCGCAGGAACGGGAATTGTCTGCCCAGTATCTGTTTCTCTACGAGATGAATCTGCCCTTTGGCTTAGACCTGAATGATCGCATCAATGTGGATAAATCGGCCAGCAGGATGACCGTGTCTCTGGTTGGCGCAAGTACTAAGGAGATGCGTGAACTGGAAGAGGCGGGTCGGGCATGGCTGAAGAAAAACGCCCCACCGTCTATGTATACCCACGGTTCCGGCGTAACCATGATGTATTCCCATCTTTCTGAGCGCAATATCAAATCCATGCTTTCCTCCTCTCTGATTGCCCTGAGCTTGATTTCGGTGATTATGATTTTTGTCTTACGGAGTGTTAAGCTCGGGCTGCTGAGTCTGCTGCCGAATATTGCCCCGGCATTTATGGGATTTGGGATCTGGGGTTATGCTGTTGGTCAGGTAGGGCTTGCTGTTTCCGTGTTGATCGCCATGACTATGGGGATAGTTGTGGATGATACAGTGCATTTTCTTGCTAAGTATCAGCGGGGGCGAAAGGAGCAGGGGATGTCAGCGGAAGAGGCGGTGCGCTTTGCTTTTCGAACCGTTGCTGCACCTATGTGGATTTCCACTGCCACCTTGGTGAGCGGTTTTATTGTCCTGGCCTGCTCAGGTTTTCAGATCAACGCCCATATGGGCAGCATGACGGCAATCACCATCAGCTTTGCTCTCTTACTTGATTTCTTTTTTCTCCCGGTCCTGTTGCTACGATTTGATGGCTCAACTCCATCGGTTTCCGCATCGATTGATGCACCTTCTTCGCCTTCGCACGCAGGTGAGGAAACATAA